The Alphaproteobacteria bacterium genome has a window encoding:
- a CDS encoding Dabb family protein yields MLNRTVLMKLNDRVDSGVIARMQAYAARIGRELDEVQSYHLAPNLGAGEGDFNWVIQASFASEADMTAYGDAPLHREFVDYCAPYAEDFLVTYHQAPGGIEDTGSS; encoded by the coding sequence ATGCTCAACCGCACCGTCTTGATGAAGCTGAACGACCGGGTTGACAGCGGGGTCATCGCCCGGATGCAGGCCTACGCCGCGCGCATCGGCAGGGAATTGGACGAAGTTCAGTCCTATCATCTGGCCCCCAATCTCGGCGCCGGGGAGGGCGACTTCAACTGGGTGATTCAGGCCTCCTTCGCCAGCGAGGCCGACATGACGGCCTACGGCGATGCCCCGCTGCACCGGGAATTCGTCGACTATTGTGCGCCCTACGCGGAGGACTTCTTGGTCACCTACCACCAAGCGCCCGGGGGCATTGAAGACACCGGCAGCTCGTAG
- a CDS encoding NAD(P)H-dependent oxidoreductase, translated as MKAHIVLAHPEAKSFNGHLANTSQRVLEAHGWRHTLSDLYAMDFDPREGPHHYRSRKNAEVFHTQTEQRFNAENETTPPDVNSEVQRLLDCDLLVVHFPLWWFGMPAILKGWIDRVFVYGRMYRSIMRYDTGICCGTKMIACVTTGASEEACSHNGREGDTRLHLWPILFSFRYLGFDVFEPEIFHGVGGVAFIEGHESGLSTLDAYSNRWAAVLETLSSRPLVQYNRDHDFDETKRLVSDAPVYSPFVRHKPGAVPQ; from the coding sequence ATGAAAGCCCACATCGTTCTAGCTCACCCAGAGGCAAAGTCTTTCAATGGACATTTGGCAAACACCTCGCAACGAGTGCTCGAAGCCCACGGATGGCGACACACGCTGTCTGATCTCTACGCCATGGATTTCGACCCGCGTGAGGGGCCGCATCACTACAGGTCTCGCAAAAACGCGGAGGTGTTTCATACTCAAACCGAACAGCGTTTCAACGCGGAGAATGAAACCACGCCCCCGGATGTGAATTCGGAAGTACAACGCTTGCTAGATTGCGATTTGCTCGTCGTTCATTTCCCGCTCTGGTGGTTCGGAATGCCCGCTATCCTCAAAGGCTGGATCGACCGGGTTTTCGTGTATGGCCGCATGTATCGAAGCATCATGCGTTATGACACGGGAATCTGCTGTGGAACGAAAATGATCGCGTGTGTGACGACTGGCGCGAGCGAAGAAGCCTGCTCTCATAACGGCAGGGAAGGAGACACGCGCCTTCATCTTTGGCCTATACTCTTCTCGTTCAGATACTTAGGCTTTGATGTTTTCGAACCCGAGATATTTCATGGCGTCGGCGGTGTCGCCTTCATAGAAGGCCACGAAAGCGGTTTGAGCACTCTGGATGCCTACTCCAATCGCTGGGCGGCAGTGCTGGAGACACTCTCTTCGAGACCCCTAGTCCAATACAACCGTGACCACGACTTCGATGAAACGAAAAGACTTGTCTCGGACGCTCCCGTTTACTCGCCGTTCGTTCGGCACAAACCGGGTGCAGTACCGCAATAG
- a CDS encoding long-chain fatty acid--CoA ligase — translation MDNLAAYTIPALVEAAANSFGDKTCAIAPERSVTFREFAADIAAIAHHLEGLGITAGDRVALLDVNSPNFLESLCALGVLRAVAVPLNYRQKSPEFRYQIENSSPRLLLASSRYAGAANELSKSLELGWRRIDDDDEIGLDAGAAEGHVRLANPHPASPFAICYTGGTTGRPKGAVIDQYTANLRALKIMYELGLGPGDVMHMTTPMFHISCLILSLAALQRGATQVLLPQFDYETTMAALGKHNVTFINTVPTILSMMLARDDFSPQALQGLRLIMYTAAPMSLPLLHKLMAIYRGDLVQFLGQTEDLPQTVLTPEDHRNALAGIAPRRLGSVGRPSIGVDLMICDDSGAPVPRGEIGEIVTRSGTAMAGYWNLPVETADTLRDGWIYSGDLGYQDADGYVYLAGRKKHMIIRGGENVYPSEVEPVLLEAPGVRDAVILGLPDETWGEVVVAAIVPDGEGADAEAIIAYCKCRLAGYRCPERIYFVEEMPINAAGKILRHELVRQLSRQS, via the coding sequence ATGGACAACCTGGCAGCTTATACGATTCCGGCGCTCGTCGAGGCGGCGGCAAACAGCTTCGGCGACAAGACGTGTGCAATCGCGCCGGAGCGAAGCGTGACGTTTCGGGAATTCGCGGCCGATATCGCCGCTATCGCACATCATCTTGAGGGCCTGGGCATTACGGCCGGCGACCGGGTGGCGCTCCTCGACGTCAACAGCCCTAATTTTCTCGAGTCACTGTGCGCTCTGGGCGTGCTGAGGGCCGTCGCCGTACCCTTGAATTACCGTCAGAAATCGCCCGAATTCCGCTATCAGATCGAAAATTCCAGTCCCCGGCTGTTGCTCGCAAGTTCCCGCTATGCCGGCGCGGCGAACGAACTCTCGAAGTCCCTGGAACTCGGCTGGCGGCGGATCGATGACGACGACGAGATCGGATTGGACGCCGGAGCGGCCGAAGGGCATGTCCGTCTGGCCAACCCGCACCCGGCGAGCCCGTTCGCCATCTGTTACACCGGCGGCACCACCGGCAGACCGAAGGGGGCGGTCATCGACCAATACACTGCAAATTTGCGCGCCCTCAAGATCATGTACGAACTAGGGCTGGGGCCGGGCGACGTCATGCACATGACGACGCCGATGTTTCATATTTCATGCCTCATTCTCAGTTTGGCCGCGCTGCAGCGGGGAGCAACCCAGGTACTGCTCCCGCAATTCGACTATGAAACGACGATGGCTGCGCTCGGGAAGCACAACGTCACCTTCATCAATACGGTGCCGACGATTCTCAGTATGATGCTGGCCCGCGACGACTTCTCGCCGCAAGCGCTGCAAGGGTTGCGGTTGATCATGTATACCGCGGCTCCCATGAGCTTGCCGCTGCTGCACAAGTTGATGGCCATCTATCGAGGCGATTTAGTGCAGTTCCTGGGACAGACCGAGGATCTGCCCCAGACCGTGCTGACGCCGGAGGATCATCGCAACGCATTGGCGGGTATTGCTCCGCGGCGGCTGGGATCGGTCGGACGCCCGAGCATCGGCGTCGATCTGATGATTTGTGACGATTCAGGCGCGCCGGTGCCGCGGGGCGAGATCGGCGAGATCGTCACCCGGTCAGGCACGGCCATGGCCGGTTACTGGAACCTGCCCGTGGAGACCGCCGATACGCTTAGGGATGGATGGATCTATTCCGGCGACCTCGGCTACCAGGATGCCGACGGATATGTCTACCTTGCCGGGCGTAAGAAACACATGATCATACGCGGCGGCGAGAACGTCTATCCATCCGAAGTCGAACCGGTGCTCCTGGAGGCGCCCGGTGTCCGCGACGCGGTGATTCTGGGGCTGCCCGACGAGACCTGGGGCGAGGTCGTCGTAGCGGCGATCGTGCCGGATGGGGAAGGGGCGGATGCCGAGGCGATCATCGCCTATTGCAAGTGCCGTCTTGCGGGCTACCGCTGCCCCGAACGCATCTACTTTGTCGAGGAGATGCCGATCAACGCGGCCGGCAAGATCCTTCGGCACGAGCTGGTACGCCAACTTTCGAGACAATCCTGA
- a CDS encoding M20 family metallopeptidase has product MSQMNLHPRRTMWATLLVLAVVQILSSAALADETAPAWQTVLERIVDINSGTQNVEGLDAVRAVLIPEFEKLGFEAAVHDLDDGHKLVSMAVPGGAPELLLMGHIDTVFQKDSAFQNYATRGDRIYGPGVIDMKSGIVMMLDLLRKFEGIERLKKFIVILSDDEEIGSPYSRSLVKELVTGIKSGLVFEPGLPDGAVVTSQSGVLWLTLSVEGKAAHAGLEPEKGLNACVELSHKVVEISTLSDYAKKLPVNVGVIDGRSKPNVVCERAEAKIDIRYVDKEDLDLTVAKIRDITAKSYVYNDYLKAAPTAELETIVAVPSMPEARTARLFGLLEAAGESIGQTVAGRHVGYASDANRLAQTGMDLLVGLGPYGAGMHTDQEYLTISTYQERLALTEALVGEILK; this is encoded by the coding sequence ATGAGCCAAATGAATTTACATCCGCGACGCACAATGTGGGCGACGCTGCTGGTGTTGGCCGTCGTTCAAATCCTGTCGTCGGCCGCACTCGCCGACGAGACCGCGCCCGCGTGGCAGACGGTGCTGGAAAGGATCGTCGACATCAACTCGGGCACGCAGAACGTTGAAGGTTTGGATGCGGTTCGCGCCGTGCTGATCCCCGAATTCGAAAAGCTCGGTTTCGAAGCCGCCGTTCACGATCTCGACGACGGGCACAAGCTGGTCTCCATGGCGGTCCCCGGCGGCGCGCCCGAATTGCTCCTGATGGGTCATATCGACACCGTCTTCCAGAAGGATTCCGCGTTCCAGAATTACGCGACCAGGGGGGACCGGATCTACGGACCCGGCGTCATCGATATGAAGTCTGGAATCGTCATGATGCTCGACCTCCTGAGGAAATTCGAGGGCATCGAACGGCTCAAGAAGTTCATCGTGATCCTCAGCGACGACGAGGAGATCGGATCGCCGTATTCGCGATCGCTGGTCAAGGAACTGGTCACAGGGATCAAATCGGGGCTGGTGTTCGAACCGGGGCTGCCCGACGGCGCCGTGGTCACCAGCCAATCCGGCGTGCTTTGGCTGACCCTGTCGGTGGAAGGGAAGGCGGCGCACGCCGGCCTCGAGCCCGAGAAGGGACTCAACGCCTGCGTCGAGCTAAGTCACAAAGTGGTCGAGATCTCGACGCTCAGCGATTATGCCAAGAAGCTCCCGGTCAATGTCGGCGTGATCGACGGCCGGTCAAAACCGAACGTGGTCTGCGAACGGGCAGAGGCCAAGATCGATATCCGCTACGTCGACAAGGAGGATCTCGATCTCACGGTCGCCAAGATCCGGGACATCACCGCCAAGAGCTACGTCTACAACGACTATCTCAAGGCCGCGCCGACGGCCGAGTTGGAAACCATCGTCGCCGTTCCCAGCATGCCCGAGGCCCGCACCGCGCGCCTCTTCGGCCTTCTGGAGGCCGCCGGCGAAAGCATCGGCCAGACGGTCGCGGGGCGCCACGTCGGCTACGCCTCGGACGCCAACCGGTTGGCGCAAACCGGCATGGATCTGCTGGTCGGGCTCGGTCCCTACGGCGCGGGCATGCACACCGACCAGGAATACCTGACGATCTCGACCTACCAAGAGCGCCTCGCGCTCACCGAAGCACTGGTCGGGGAAATCTTGAAATAG
- a CDS encoding enoyl-CoA hydratase/isomerase family protein: MGQYETLNVIHSDGLAWISFNRPNVLNAFNLLQWRELKTALRDAEGDSEARVVILGGEGGNFSAGYDLTAALGGDLAEPMPNAFREYVEVGNAACWAVWELKKPVISAIRGHCLGGAFELAMACDFAYADTSAQLGEPEVLLSDAPPFLISPWVLGMRQAKHILLSGELISAETAMQYGILNRVCAPEELEPTVTRMAKRLMGFAPETWHQNKSAVNRSYEIMGFRSCVAMGTEAFVITNVTPNALKSEFLERFDREGFSAAIKWVQSRYAT; encoded by the coding sequence TTGGGACAATACGAAACACTGAACGTGATCCACTCTGATGGTTTGGCATGGATAAGTTTCAATCGCCCGAATGTCCTCAATGCCTTCAATCTTCTGCAGTGGCGAGAGCTCAAGACCGCACTGCGCGACGCTGAAGGCGACAGCGAGGCACGCGTTGTCATCCTCGGCGGCGAAGGCGGCAATTTCTCGGCTGGATACGATCTGACCGCGGCTTTGGGTGGTGACCTCGCCGAGCCCATGCCCAACGCTTTTCGCGAATACGTGGAGGTGGGCAACGCGGCCTGCTGGGCGGTTTGGGAGTTGAAGAAACCGGTGATATCGGCCATCCGAGGCCACTGCCTCGGAGGCGCGTTCGAGCTCGCGATGGCTTGCGATTTCGCGTATGCCGATACCAGCGCGCAATTGGGCGAGCCGGAAGTCCTGCTTTCCGACGCACCGCCATTCCTGATCAGCCCGTGGGTGCTGGGGATGCGACAGGCAAAGCATATTCTGCTGTCGGGCGAATTGATTTCGGCCGAAACCGCGATGCAGTACGGCATTCTGAACCGTGTCTGTGCACCGGAGGAACTGGAACCAACGGTCACCCGCATGGCGAAGCGGCTGATGGGATTCGCGCCCGAGACCTGGCATCAGAACAAATCGGCGGTGAACCGGTCCTACGAGATCATGGGGTTCCGGTCCTGTGTCGCGATGGGCACGGAGGCGTTCGTCATCACCAACGTCACCCCCAACGCACTCAAATCGGAATTCCTCGAGCGGTTCGACCGCGAGGGATTTTCGGCGGCGATCAAGTGGGTTCAGTCGCGCTACGCCACGTGA
- a CDS encoding phosphotransferase has protein sequence MISDPASHVPVPDAIEEITADWMTAVLRETGVIACRVEDLAVSHFGEGIGMMSFMVRCRPRYDAPRGGEPASLIVKLEPKGEATRKVIEQWRGFEREIRFYREIADVTPLRVPHFYYGAFDAHRAVIVLEDLGHLTVRDQVHGLRDQETLTAVGQIARLHAKYWDSPSLCGFDWIPENEERLTSIDPDAWALFQDVYGLRVGPEAVALGQRLVGQLDWLREEIARRPQTICHGDFRADNLFFGEAGSNDEVVIFDWQVCTRCIGALDVSRLLGGSESEAERIQHFNEVFRVWHEGLQQAGLSDYDIETALADLRLGVLVNLCTPVRILSIWGPDAPGRRGQLLDVIATRMFAFAVEVEAAQRLP, from the coding sequence ATGATCTCCGATCCCGCCAGCCATGTCCCGGTCCCTGATGCCATCGAGGAGATCACAGCGGATTGGATGACGGCGGTTCTGCGCGAAACCGGCGTGATCGCTTGTCGAGTGGAGGACCTGGCGGTCAGCCATTTCGGCGAGGGCATCGGCATGATGAGCTTTATGGTTCGCTGCCGACCCCGCTATGACGCGCCGCGTGGCGGAGAGCCGGCTTCTTTGATCGTGAAGCTCGAACCCAAAGGCGAGGCCACACGAAAGGTGATCGAGCAGTGGCGGGGGTTCGAACGGGAAATACGCTTCTATCGCGAAATCGCCGATGTAACGCCCCTCCGGGTTCCTCATTTCTATTATGGGGCCTTCGATGCTCATAGAGCCGTCATCGTGCTCGAAGATCTCGGACACTTGACGGTGCGCGACCAGGTGCATGGCCTGCGCGATCAGGAGACTCTGACCGCCGTCGGTCAGATCGCACGCCTCCACGCCAAGTACTGGGATAGCCCGTCGCTTTGCGGTTTTGACTGGATCCCCGAGAACGAGGAGCGTCTGACCTCGATCGACCCGGACGCCTGGGCGCTTTTCCAAGACGTATATGGCCTTCGTGTTGGGCCGGAAGCCGTAGCGCTCGGGCAACGCCTGGTCGGTCAGCTTGATTGGCTTCGCGAAGAGATCGCGCGACGTCCACAGACTATCTGTCACGGTGATTTTCGCGCCGACAACCTGTTCTTCGGCGAGGCCGGGTCCAACGACGAGGTGGTGATCTTCGACTGGCAGGTCTGCACCCGCTGCATCGGTGCCCTCGATGTCTCGCGTCTGTTGGGGGGCAGCGAATCGGAGGCCGAACGAATCCAACACTTTAACGAGGTCTTCAGAGTTTGGCACGAAGGCCTTCAACAGGCAGGCCTCTCCGACTACGACATCGAAACGGCGCTGGCGGATCTGCGGCTGGGTGTGTTGGTGAATCTCTGCACGCCGGTGCGTATCCTCTCGATCTGGGGTCCCGACGCACCCGGACGCCGGGGGCAGCTCTTGGATGTGATCGCCACCCGCATGTTCGCCTTTGCTGTCGAAGTCGAGGCCGCCCAGCGCTTGCCCTAG
- a CDS encoding tetratricopeptide repeat protein yields MRQGDRAQPESRPGPVWPRLGAGPGGAARRCRRQPGKCGKVEPARSQLLCLSPRLRLGDILQGRYDSALAWARRAVAQPNSGVWGNASLAIALAHLDRREEAREALDVLIEEKPDMALSFIEETLPFRRESDRQIFEDGLRRAGLAA; encoded by the coding sequence ATGCGACAAGGCGATCGAGCTCAACCCGAATCTCGCCCAGGCCCAGTTTGGCCGCGGCTTGGCGCTGGTCCTGGCGGGGCGGCCCGGAGATGCCGTCGTCAACCTGGAAAATGCGGCAAGGTTGAGCCCGCGCGATCCCAACTATTATGCCTTTCTCCTCGTCTTCGCCTGGGCGACATTCTGCAGGGCCGATACGACAGCGCGCTGGCATGGGCGCGCCGGGCCGTCGCGCAGCCCAATTCAGGCGTGTGGGGCAACGCGTCCCTGGCCATCGCGTTGGCCCATTTGGACCGCCGCGAGGAGGCGCGGGAAGCGCTCGACGTGCTGATTGAAGAAAAGCCGGACATGGCACTCTCCTTCATCGAGGAGACCCTGCCCTTTCGGCGCGAGTCCGATCGCCAGATCTTCGAAGACGGCCTGCGTCGCGCCGGCTTGGCCGCGTGA
- a CDS encoding MSMEG_0569 family flavin-dependent oxidoreductase, translated as MNAHIDTIVVGGGQAGLSVSWHLKRVGREHVVLDRGSTGDTWRRRWDSFCLVTPNWFCQLPGFPYDGDEPEGFMLRDQIVDYVERYARSFDPPYREGVEVRRIGPSNDAGRFALDTSDGVLTADNLIIAVGTHQHPNIPAWGGKLTDDILRLHTRDYRNPAQLPDGAVLVVGSGQSGCQVVEDLSGAGREVHLSVGGAGRIPRRYRGRDILEWEAMTGYFETPVDEHPDGSAIRFKAHPHLSGRGGGRTIDLRQLALNGVKLHGRVVDAAGDQVHLADDLADSLDAIDKACWEGLSKIDEYIDANDIDAPESELQPADWRPAPEPATLDLGEAGIGSVIYATGFHPDFRWIDLPVFDERGYPRYERGVTDLPGLYFVGLHWMHTAGSGLFYQVGRDAEYVVDRL; from the coding sequence ATGAATGCACATATCGACACCATCGTTGTGGGCGGTGGGCAAGCCGGTCTTTCGGTGAGCTGGCATCTGAAACGGGTCGGCCGGGAGCACGTGGTTCTCGACCGGGGCAGCACCGGCGACACGTGGCGGCGGCGGTGGGATTCCTTCTGTCTGGTTACCCCGAATTGGTTCTGCCAGCTGCCGGGATTTCCCTATGACGGCGACGAGCCCGAAGGCTTCATGCTGCGCGATCAGATCGTCGACTATGTGGAACGCTACGCCCGAAGCTTTGACCCGCCCTATCGCGAGGGCGTCGAGGTCCGACGCATCGGCCCCTCCAACGATGCTGGCCGATTCGCCCTGGACACGTCCGACGGTGTGCTCACCGCCGATAATCTGATTATCGCTGTCGGCACCCATCAGCATCCGAATATACCGGCATGGGGCGGCAAGCTCACCGACGACATCCTGCGGCTTCATACCCGCGACTACCGAAATCCAGCCCAGCTACCGGATGGCGCGGTGCTGGTGGTCGGGAGTGGACAGTCCGGATGCCAGGTGGTGGAGGATCTGTCCGGCGCGGGCCGCGAGGTGCATCTCTCAGTCGGCGGCGCGGGCCGTATTCCCCGCCGTTACCGGGGCCGCGACATCCTCGAGTGGGAGGCCATGACCGGTTATTTCGAAACGCCCGTCGACGAACATCCGGACGGCAGCGCCATCCGTTTCAAGGCCCACCCCCATCTTTCCGGCCGCGGCGGGGGCCGGACGATCGACCTGCGCCAACTGGCTCTCAACGGCGTCAAGCTGCACGGTCGCGTGGTCGATGCGGCAGGCGACCAGGTGCACCTCGCCGATGATCTGGCGGACAGCCTCGACGCTATCGACAAGGCCTGTTGGGAGGGTCTGTCGAAGATCGACGAATACATCGATGCGAACGATATAGACGCGCCGGAAAGCGAACTGCAGCCGGCCGATTGGCGGCCCGCGCCGGAACCGGCGACGCTCGATCTAGGTGAGGCCGGGATCGGCAGCGTGATTTACGCGACCGGCTTTCACCCCGACTTCCGCTGGATCGACCTGCCGGTCTTTGACGAGCGCGGATATCCGCGTTACGAGCGCGGCGTGACCGACCTGCCGGGGCTCTATTTCGTCGGCCTCCACTGGATGCATACGGCGGGCTCGGGACTGTTCTACCAGGTCGGCCGCGACGCCGAGTATGTGGTCGATCGCCTCTGA
- a CDS encoding adenylate/guanylate cyclase domain-containing protein gives MAMARRLAAILAADAVGYSRLVRKDETSTLAALKAHREELIEPKLAQYHGRVVKLMGDGLLAEFPSVVEAVQSAVEIQHTMLGNITDIPDDRRITYRVGINVGDIVVESDDIYGDGVNVASRLEGLAEPGGICVARNVFDQVKDKLDLTFEHMGEKTVKNIAEPVTVYRVVLDDKAAELVTPLLSISPASARRTRPVVMAAVTVLALVVGGALWWRPWIPDVGPAQVGEVALPLPDKPSIAVLPFVNLSGDEEQEYFADGMTDDIITDLSKVSGLFVISRNSAFVFKGKAIKTAEVGRELGVRYVLEGSVRKVDQRVRITAQLVDTFTDGHLWAERYDRDLKDVFALQDEVTRNIVGALAVELTDDEQRRLVRKYTDNMEAYDYYLRGWEYFSGPTREANVRARQMHQRAIDLDPEFAAAYALLGFTYSQEWSMGWSQDPRSLELAFEFAERAIALDESLALGHAVLAEVYLWRKEHERAVAEQEKAIALSPNDADQIAGLGGILTWAGRPDRTIELAKKAMRLNPMYPIEYLWNLGHAYFLLGRHEEAIEALKRIRNRNPDYFPAHVYLAASYSELGWAEEARTETAEFKRLSPGTSVDAWRQRLPYKDQAVTERVISSLRKAGLK, from the coding sequence TTGGCCATGGCACGCCGGCTTGCCGCTATTCTGGCCGCAGACGCAGTCGGTTACAGCCGTCTTGTTCGAAAGGATGAGACGAGCACGCTGGCCGCACTGAAGGCCCATCGCGAAGAGCTGATCGAACCCAAGCTCGCTCAGTATCATGGGCGAGTCGTCAAGCTGATGGGCGACGGGCTTCTGGCCGAGTTCCCCAGTGTCGTGGAAGCCGTGCAGTCCGCCGTAGAGATCCAGCACACGATGTTAGGAAACATCACCGACATTCCGGATGATCGGCGGATCACCTATCGCGTCGGAATCAATGTCGGCGACATCGTCGTCGAGAGCGACGACATTTACGGCGATGGAGTGAATGTTGCTTCGCGCCTGGAAGGGCTGGCCGAGCCCGGCGGCATCTGCGTGGCGCGCAACGTCTTTGATCAAGTGAAGGACAAACTCGATCTGACGTTCGAGCATATGGGGGAAAAGACGGTTAAGAACATCGCCGAGCCGGTGACGGTCTATCGCGTCGTGCTCGACGACAAGGCAGCCGAACTCGTCACGCCCCTACTGTCGATAAGCCCGGCATCGGCGCGCCGGACGCGGCCGGTCGTCATGGCGGCGGTCACGGTGCTGGCCCTCGTCGTGGGTGGAGCGCTCTGGTGGCGTCCCTGGATACCAGACGTCGGGCCCGCCCAGGTCGGTGAGGTGGCGCTGCCGCTGCCCGACAAACCCTCGATCGCCGTCCTCCCGTTCGTCAATCTGAGCGGCGACGAGGAGCAGGAGTATTTCGCCGACGGCATGACAGACGACATCATCACGGATCTTTCCAAGGTTTCGGGTCTGTTTGTCATCTCCCGCAACTCCGCATTCGTCTTCAAGGGCAAGGCGATCAAGACAGCGGAAGTGGGGCGGGAACTCGGCGTAAGGTATGTGTTGGAGGGCAGTGTCCGCAAGGTAGACCAAAGGGTGCGGATCACCGCCCAATTGGTCGACACGTTCACCGACGGGCATCTATGGGCGGAGCGGTACGATCGCGACCTGAAGGACGTCTTTGCCCTGCAAGACGAGGTGACACGGAATATCGTCGGGGCCCTGGCGGTGGAGTTGACGGACGACGAGCAACGACGCCTGGTACGCAAATACACCGACAACATGGAAGCCTACGACTACTACTTGCGGGGATGGGAATATTTCAGCGGCCCGACAAGAGAGGCCAATGTTCGAGCAAGGCAAATGCACCAGAGGGCCATCGATCTGGACCCCGAGTTTGCGGCGGCCTATGCGCTCCTCGGTTTCACCTACAGCCAGGAATGGTCGATGGGTTGGAGCCAGGATCCCCGGTCACTCGAGCTGGCCTTTGAGTTTGCCGAAAGGGCGATCGCCCTGGATGAATCGTTGGCTCTGGGCCACGCGGTCTTGGCGGAGGTCTATCTTTGGCGAAAGGAGCATGAGAGGGCCGTCGCCGAGCAGGAGAAGGCGATCGCTCTCAGTCCAAACGATGCCGATCAGATTGCAGGGCTGGGGGGCATTCTGACCTGGGCCGGAAGACCGGATAGGACGATCGAGTTGGCAAAGAAAGCAATGCGCCTCAATCCGATGTATCCAATCGAGTATTTGTGGAACTTAGGCCACGCGTATTTCCTGCTGGGTCGCCATGAAGAGGCGATAGAAGCGCTGAAGAGAATTCGCAACCGCAATCCGGATTACTTCCCGGCCCACGTCTATTTGGCCGCCAGTTACAGCGAACTGGGGTGGGCGGAGGAAGCCCGAACCGAGACGGCGGAGTTCAAGAGGCTGAGCCCCGGGACCTCCGTCGACGCTTGGCGGCAAAGGCTCCCTTACAAAGATCAAGCGGTGACCGAACGCGTAATAAGCAGCCTACGGAAAGCGGGGCTGAAGTGA
- a CDS encoding alpha/beta hydrolase, giving the protein MTEAMALSDGRTLAFDMYGDPDGTPVIFSHGFSDSHVIRNPDDKLTASLGVRWIAADQPGVGGSSPKKGRKMVDWGSDMEELADHLGLHRFNAAGHSGGGPHALAVAFHMPDRVGKVALASPVAPFDEPGVTKMLVMKDLKTIAKLRHLHHLVRWLMHSDATRLEKDIPSYVESVADELPNEAKTMLRTPEQEALFEENFRLGYMQDEEGVYEMTMALWDWGFSPQSVRQPVDLFYGTDDDIISPNMPLHLCSELPNCNSHAWEGAGHYGFVDRDNWIQFVTAAGQLPS; this is encoded by the coding sequence ATGACCGAGGCAATGGCGCTTAGCGATGGCAGGACGCTGGCATTCGATATGTATGGCGACCCGGATGGGACGCCGGTGATCTTTAGCCACGGATTTTCCGATTCTCACGTGATCCGAAACCCCGACGATAAACTGACCGCATCGCTTGGCGTGCGTTGGATCGCCGCAGACCAGCCTGGCGTTGGCGGATCGAGCCCGAAGAAGGGGCGTAAAATGGTGGATTGGGGATCCGACATGGAAGAACTCGCGGACCATCTTGGTTTGCATCGGTTCAACGCTGCCGGTCATTCCGGCGGCGGACCACACGCACTCGCCGTTGCTTTCCATATGCCCGATCGCGTCGGCAAAGTCGCGCTGGCGTCACCGGTGGCGCCTTTCGATGAGCCCGGCGTCACCAAGATGCTCGTGATGAAAGACCTGAAGACGATCGCTAAGCTGCGGCACCTGCATCACCTTGTTCGATGGTTAATGCACTCTGACGCGACACGGCTCGAAAAGGACATTCCGTCCTATGTCGAATCGGTCGCGGATGAATTGCCTAACGAAGCCAAGACAATGCTTCGCACTCCCGAGCAGGAGGCGCTCTTCGAAGAGAACTTCCGCCTTGGCTACATGCAAGACGAGGAGGGTGTCTATGAAATGACAATGGCGTTGTGGGACTGGGGTTTTTCGCCGCAATCGGTTCGCCAACCGGTCGATCTCTTTTACGGAACCGATGATGACATTATCTCGCCCAACATGCCTCTCCACCTTTGCAGCGAACTCCCCAACTGCAATTCGCACGCCTGGGAAGGTGCGGGGCATTACGGGTTTGTGGATCGGGACAACTGGATCCAGTTCGTGACTGCCGCCGGGCAGTTGCCGAGCTGA